The Methanobacterium sp. sequence AAATGTTTTTTCAAGAGGTTTCTTCAGGGAAAGAGGAAGAGCAGACAGAACACTTATTGTAGTAGACCCAAGAAAGTCAGATTCAGCAAAATTAGCTGATATACACTTACAGTTAGATTTCGACAAGGATTATGAACTTGTAGATGCTATAAGAACTGTAGTACGTGGTAAGGATATCTTATACGATGAAGTAGCAGGAATTCCAAGAGAACAGATATACGAAGTAGCCGACGTTCTTAAAAACGCTCAGTTTGGTATCCTCTTCTTCGGAATGGGTATAACCCACAGCCGAGGAAAACACAGGAACATAGACACTGCTATATGTTTAACTCAGGAATTAAATGACTACTCAAAATGGACTCTAATTCCAATGAGAGGCCACTACAACGTAACAGGATTCAACCAGGTATGTACATGGGAAAGTGGATACCCATACTGTGTTGATTTCTCAACAGGTGAACCAAGATACAATCCTGGTGAAACAGGAGCTAACGACCTGCTTCAAAACAAGGAAGCCGACGCAATGATGGTAATTGCATCAGACCCTGGTGCTCACTTCCCGCAAAATGCGCTTAAGAGAATGGCAGAGATTCCTGTTATTGCAATTGAACCTCACAGGACTCCAACCACTGAAATGGCTGATATAATAATTCCACCAGCTATTATAGGTATGGAAGCTGAAGGAACTGCATATAGGATGGAAGGTGTGCCTATAAGGATGAGAAAAGTCGTTGATTCAGACCTTTTAACCGATAAACAGATTCTTGAAAGAATTAGAGATAAAGTAAAAGAAATACACGCATCTAAATAAATTTAAGCCCATTTGGGCTTAAAATTTCTATTTTTTTTAAAATTCAATATTAATTCAATTTCGCTTAATTGCATTCATTTTTTCATCAACAAAAAGAATACATTTCCCATTAATGGGACATGGCTTCACAGACTTATTTTCATCATTAAATACTACACCCTCAGTTACTAACCGGCCGTCAAGAGTATATATTGCATCAATACCTGCTTCAATCAATTTTTCAACAGGCTGAGGTCCTAATAGCTCTCTGATATCATCTTTAAGCAAAAATCTACCGTCATTCCCGGCGAAAGCTAATCCAAGCCCCGCCATAGATCCTATAACTCCATCTTCTGTTCCGCCAAGGCCTTCAAGGCGAATATTCAAATTTTTTGCCAGAGTTCTTGCCTTTTCCTGGGTTAAAACAGTATCTTTTGCATCTTTAGCATATGCAATGAGTGACGGTAAAATCTGGCTTTCATGAGCCACTGAAAGCCCTGGATCGCTTCCTTCAATAAAATCATCATATATTTCCTTTTTAGCGATCTCAAAAATAGTATCGATCTGTTCTTTATCATCACTTTCCACATGAATAACTGCACAGCTATTATGGGATGTAAATGGGATATCTGGATGTACATAAAGTTGATGCCTTGTTACGCCAAGCACTGTATATTTTTTAGATAGTTCTGCTGCAATAGCACGGGCAAGTCTTCCTGTACCACGTGAGTTTAAGTTATCAGTATCGTCAACGCATACATAAATCATTTTAAGCCTCTGCTAATTTTGAACCATTATCAATTTTCCTGTTTTTGGGTCTTTATAAACTGTTCCCATTTCAGTATAGCCCTCTCCTGTTCCAGAAGATGTTAAAGGAGTTTCATTAATTTCTTTACCCATCTGAACTTCTGCAACCTGTTTCATGGCTTGCATAGTTTCCTGACGTTCCTGGGGCGTCATATCATTGAAAAGAACATTTTGCATGTTCCATGATAAAACAAGAAAAATAAGGAAGCCCACAGAGAGAACCAGCATTGCATCTACCAGGTTTGCTGAACCAGCCATGGGATCTTCATCGCTTGCATCATTAAATAATCTGCGTTTATGTTTTCGGAGCATTTTTCATCACCTCAAGAACAGATTCTGCAAGAGCTTCTAAATTAGATATCTGCTCCTCATACCATCTTCTTCGAACCTTTGAAATCACATATGCGACTCCTCCAGCAGCAAGCCCTACAACTGTAGTATCAAATGCTATTATTATTGCATCAGCAAGCCCTTGTATGTCACCAGCACCTAAAGCGGCTAATCCCGGACCCATAGGGATTAAGGTACCCATAAGGCCTAATGTAGGCCCTAATCTGGTTACAATATCGGTTTTTTCAATGCGTTTAGCTGCTTTAAGCTCTTCATTTTCAATTAACTTCCGGGTTAATGCTTCTCTGGATGTTGGACCTATTTTATGGCTGTTTGCCAAGTCTATAAGAATATTTTTATGTTCTCGGGATAAGTCACTGGATTCTACCATCCTTATTATTTCTTCAGAGGTGCCGGGATTTGATACAGATAGTATCATAGCTTCAATTTGCTTAACGTTAATTTTGTTTCTGTGATAGAATTCGTATAAAAGACTTCCAAATGTAATGATGGCATATCCCATAAAGAGTAAAAGACCAATAATTACTGGAATTAGAAGACCCTGTGAAATTGCATGTAATATATCACTTAATGCTCCATTGATTAATTCTGCCGCCATTGAACCACCAATAATAAAGAAATAGGGTATTTTAACCTATTAATCCTTTAAAGTAACCAACCACAATAAGAATTACTATTATTAATCCACCCAAAATGGCATAAATTGTTTTTCCATCATCTGAGGAACGGGATGTGGTTGCATTGGTAATCTCATAGGAGTTTCCCTGTGCTGGCGGGTTTAAGCTTTGGATGGATTCGATTCCCCCTTGTGACTTTGTCACGTTTTTAAGTGCGTTAGTGAGATTTGTTTTTTTCTTAGTGCTTTTAGTATTTGTTATGCTGGTTGTATTGCCGGTTCCGGTGCTATTACCAGTTCCAGTAGTATTCTTTTTAACGGTTAATGTATCTGAAACATCTTCAGGTGCTGTAAAAGTCATACCATCAATTACAGGGTCTGGATTAACAGAGATGTAGTGTGCATTAGCAGTTATAGTTTTTCCTTCCAATTCTGAGGGTATTGTGATATAAATAATTAATGTTTTCATTCCTCCTCCGCTTGAACCTTTTTTAAGGTTTTGAGACTGCCATATTCCGGTAGCTGCAGTGAAGTTATTATTTCCACCGGAGCCTGATGGATTTAATAGATAAGCGCTTTTATCTAACTCTATACCATTACCTTTAATTGTAACTAAAAGCTTTAAATTTTTAAAGCTATCGTAAATTCCATTATTTTTTTGAACTATTGTCACTGTAACATTATCACCTACATCAGCTGTTTTTTTATCAAATGTCACAGTTAATGTAAGTGGATCTACAGCAGAAATTGCTCCTGCTGTAGAAAGAACCATGAATAACATCAACATTATTGAATATATCATTTTATTTTTCATTTTATTCCCCTCCTTAAATTTCATAGTTTTTTAGTATATCTCGTATAATATGGTATAATCCCAAAAAAAGGCTATAAATTGCCTATTTGTGATAATTCCTAGGTTTAATTCAATTTATTATGTAACACTTGGCTTTTAATTGGTATTATGAAGTACCTGGTTATATAAAGTGATTCTTATTATAATTAATGCATATATATACGTATCGATATTTCATTAATGACATTTAATTGATATTAAATAGAAATATAGAAAATAAAGTAAGATCACAATATGTTTATTAACTCGTATCGCAAACAATATTTTATCTGAAATATATCGAGGGGTTACATGAATAATCAAAAGACACTAATAATCATTGCAATTGCAATCATAGTAGTTATTGCTTTAATTGGAACGTATATGGCATATCAAGGGGCTGGTTCCATTTCAAATAATCAAATTACAGACATGATAGGAAGAACTGTCGACATGCCCGCAGAAGTTAATAGAGTTTACTCTCTTAGTTCTTCATCTACAGTGCAGCTTTACATGCTTGCGCCTGATAAAATGGTGGGTTGGGATGCTCAAAGATCCAAAGAGGAAAATGTTTATATGTCTGCTAAGTATAAAAATCTTCCAGTTTACGGTGGGGGGAAAAAAGACGCTAATTATGAATCTATAATCTCATCAAATCCTGATATTATCTTGATTGGCCATGGTGGAACTGTAGAAGACGTTAATAAAATACAGCAAAAATTTGGCCATATTCCGGCTCTAGATGTGGAAGGAGATAATAATTTAACCAGCATAGTTCCCTCAATTAAATTTTTAGGCAATATACTCGGGGAATCGAATAAAGCAGAGGAATTAATAGATTACTACAATAGAATTTTAAATCAGGTTAATAGTACAGTGGCAACCATTCCAGAAAATGAAAAGAAAAAGGTTTACTATGCACAGGATCCAGATGGTTTAAAATCATATGCTGCAGGCGCCCAGCATACAAACCTGATTGACATCTGTGGAGGAGTTAACGCTGTTCAAGTCCCAATAAAAAAGGGTGGTGTAGCAGTATCCATGGAATTAATTATAAAATGGAATCCTGATGTAATCATTACCAGTAATCAGCAGTTTTACAAAACTGTGTATTCAAACCCCCAGTGGCAGACAATAAACGCAGTTAAAAATAAAGAAGTGTATTTAGTGCCTCAATCACCTTATAACTGGTTTGAAGGTCCACCGGGAGCTAATACAATAATGGGCATTCCATGGACTGCAAAAGTACTCTATCCTGATAAATTCAAGGATATGGACTTAAAAGGGCTTACAAAGGAGTTTTATTCTAACTTCTACCATTATAACTTGACTGATGAACAGGTTACAGATATATTGAGCTGTTCAGGACTAAAAGAATTTTAGGTGAGTGAATTGTTTAAATCGAAAATCAGGGAAAAAATCGCGGCACATGAGATTTCAATAACTGCATTGATGATCATCCCGCTGATTCTCCTGTTTTTCATCTCATTTCTTATTGGAAGGTATCCAGTATCTCCAAATGAAGTTATAATGGCCATAGCATCTAAATTGTCTTTAATAAACTCCACTTTATCTCCTGCAGTTAACACCATCATTTTTGATATAAGACTACCCCGAATACTTGCTGCAATGATGGTTGGAGCCTCCTTATCAGTTGCAGGGGCATCTTTTCAAGGATTGTTCCAGAATCCGCTGGTTTCTCCAGATAAATTGGGTGTTTCGGCCGGTGCAGGATTTGGAGCAGCCTTTGCAATTCTTTTTTCAGCCAGCGTGTTTATGATACAGTTTTCGGCTTTTGCATGGGGTATAATAGCTGTTGGTTTAACCTACTTTTTAGGGAGAACTTTTAAAGGCACTTCAATGCTTACCCTGGTTTTATGCGGAATTGCAGTTGCATCATTCTTTTCAGCACTGCTATCTCTGATTAAATATGTCGCAGATCCCTACGGACAGCTGCAGACCATTGTATTCTGGCTTATGGGAAGTCTGGCATCAGTAAATAATCTGGATATAATTATAATGGGAATCCCGATAGCCATAGGTACAATAATTCTCTTATTGATACGATGGAGGATAAATGTCCTTTCTATGGGTGAAGAGGAAGCCCAAACGCTGGGAGTGAATACAAAAAGGTTACAGGCAATTATAATTATCTGCTGTACAATTGTAACTGCCTCAGCAGTAAGTATATGTGGTATTATTGGATGGATTGGGCTTGTAATACCCCATATAGCCAGAATGATAGTTGGACCTGATCATAAAGTGCTTTTACCTGCAAGTATTATTTTAGGTGCATTTTTCCTTTTATTAATAGATAATGTTGCCAGAACAATCACAACCACTGAAATTCCCCTTGGAATCTTAACTGCTATAATAGGTGCTCCATTCTTCTTATATCTTCTTATGAAAAGCAAGGAGGTGTGGTCATGAGTCATTTAATGGAAATGATAAATGGAACTTTCTCCTATAACGGAAGCGAAAATATTTTTGAGGATATTAATTTTTCAGTTGAAAAAGGAGATGTTTTCTGTATTTTAGGGGCAAATGGTGCCGGTAAAACTACTCTGATTAAATGTTTAAATGGTTTAATGAGATTAAGTTCTGGAAAAGTTCTCTTGAATGGTAAAGATATTTATTCCCTTAACCACTCTGAAATAGCCAAAAATATAGGCCATATTCCTCAAATACATAATTCCACATTTTCATTTAGTGTGCTGGATGTAGTATTAATGGGAAGAGCACCCCATCTGGATATATTTTCTTCTCCCAGCGAAAAAGACATTAAAATCGCTAAAAAATCCTTAAAATCCCTTAACATTTATCATATGAAAGATAAACCTTACACTGAAATCAGTGGAGGAGAACAGCAGCTTGTTTTTATTGCAAGGATCTTAACACAGGAACCAGACGTTTTACTTCTGGATGAACCCACTTCTCATCTCGATTTTGGTAATCAAATACGTACACTTAATATTATTGAAAAATTAGCTAAAAATGGCCTTTCTGTCATAATGTCTTCTCATTTCCCTGATCATGCCTTTATTTCATCAAATAAAGTGGCAATAATGAAAGGAAAAAATTTTATTGATATCGGCGCTCCGGATGAGGTAATAACCGAAGAAAACATGGAAAAGGCCTATGGAATTAAGGTAAAAATTGCAGATATGGATCATAGAAGGGCATGCGTTCCATTAAAGATAAAATAGAAATCAGAATTTCATTTTTTAAAATACATGAACTGCAGATGCTTTGAAATGCATCCAGATTGGAGTTCCAATATTTATTTGAAGATCAACAAGAGATTTTCGGGTAATGAAAACAGTAAATAATTCTCCGCCATCAACTATGAGTTTTATCAAGGATCCAGTGTCAATTATTTCTTTTACATGGCCTTTAATAGCATTTCTTGCACTTGTTTCAATTTTTTCCATTGACACAGTGATTTCATCAGGTCTTATACATAAATTCACCTCTCCTGATTTATCACTAACTCCAAACACGGTAATCTGGCCAGTATCTATGCT is a genomic window containing:
- a CDS encoding formylmethanofuran dehydrogenase subunit B, whose product is MELVKNVVCPFCGTLCDDIVCKVEDNEIVGTINACRIGHSKFVHAEGAMRWKKPMIRQDGEFVETTYDDAIEKAAHVLADSKRPLMYGWSCTDCDAQAVGVELAEETGAVIDNTASVCHGPSVLALQDVGYPICTFGEVKNRADVVVYWGCNPMHAHPRHLSRNVFSRGFFRERGRADRTLIVVDPRKSDSAKLADIHLQLDFDKDYELVDAIRTVVRGKDILYDEVAGIPREQIYEVADVLKNAQFGILFFGMGITHSRGKHRNIDTAICLTQELNDYSKWTLIPMRGHYNVTGFNQVCTWESGYPYCVDFSTGEPRYNPGETGANDLLQNKEADAMMVIASDPGAHFPQNALKRMAEIPVIAIEPHRTPTTEMADIIIPPAIIGMEAEGTAYRMEGVPIRMRKVVDSDLLTDKQILERIRDKVKEIHASK
- a CDS encoding ABC transporter substrate-binding protein; the protein is MIYVCVDDTDNLNSRGTGRLARAIAAELSKKYTVLGVTRHQLYVHPDIPFTSHNSCAVIHVESDDKEQIDTIFEIAKKEIYDDFIEGSDPGLSVAHESQILPSLIAYAKDAKDTVLTQEKARTLAKNLNIRLEGLGGTEDGVIGSMAGLGLAFAGNDGRFLLKDDIRELLGPQPVEKLIEAGIDAIYTLDGRLVTEGVVFNDENKSVKPCPINGKCILFVDEKMNAIKRN
- a CDS encoding DUF2149 domain-containing protein, translated to MLRKHKRRLFNDASDEDPMAGSANLVDAMLVLSVGFLIFLVLSWNMQNVLFNDMTPQERQETMQAMKQVAEVQMGKEINETPLTSSGTGEGYTEMGTVYKDPKTGKLIMVQN
- a CDS encoding MotA/TolQ/ExbB proton channel family protein; amino-acid sequence: MAAELINGALSDILHAISQGLLIPVIIGLLLFMGYAIITFGSLLYEFYHRNKINVKQIEAMILSVSNPGTSEEIIRMVESSDLSREHKNILIDLANSHKIGPTSREALTRKLIENEELKAAKRIEKTDIVTRLGPTLGLMGTLIPMGPGLAALGAGDIQGLADAIIIAFDTTVVGLAAGGVAYVISKVRRRWYEEQISNLEALAESVLEVMKNAPKT
- a CDS encoding ABC transporter substrate-binding protein — encoded protein: MNNQKTLIIIAIAIIVVIALIGTYMAYQGAGSISNNQITDMIGRTVDMPAEVNRVYSLSSSSTVQLYMLAPDKMVGWDAQRSKEENVYMSAKYKNLPVYGGGKKDANYESIISSNPDIILIGHGGTVEDVNKIQQKFGHIPALDVEGDNNLTSIVPSIKFLGNILGESNKAEELIDYYNRILNQVNSTVATIPENEKKKVYYAQDPDGLKSYAAGAQHTNLIDICGGVNAVQVPIKKGGVAVSMELIIKWNPDVIITSNQQFYKTVYSNPQWQTINAVKNKEVYLVPQSPYNWFEGPPGANTIMGIPWTAKVLYPDKFKDMDLKGLTKEFYSNFYHYNLTDEQVTDILSCSGLKEF
- a CDS encoding iron ABC transporter permease yields the protein MIIPLILLFFISFLIGRYPVSPNEVIMAIASKLSLINSTLSPAVNTIIFDIRLPRILAAMMVGASLSVAGASFQGLFQNPLVSPDKLGVSAGAGFGAAFAILFSASVFMIQFSAFAWGIIAVGLTYFLGRTFKGTSMLTLVLCGIAVASFFSALLSLIKYVADPYGQLQTIVFWLMGSLASVNNLDIIIMGIPIAIGTIILLLIRWRINVLSMGEEEAQTLGVNTKRLQAIIIICCTIVTASAVSICGIIGWIGLVIPHIARMIVGPDHKVLLPASIILGAFFLLLIDNVARTITTTEIPLGILTAIIGAPFFLYLLMKSKEVWS
- a CDS encoding ABC transporter ATP-binding protein, whose amino-acid sequence is MSHLMEMINGTFSYNGSENIFEDINFSVEKGDVFCILGANGAGKTTLIKCLNGLMRLSSGKVLLNGKDIYSLNHSEIAKNIGHIPQIHNSTFSFSVLDVVLMGRAPHLDIFSSPSEKDIKIAKKSLKSLNIYHMKDKPYTEISGGEQQLVFIARILTQEPDVLLLDEPTSHLDFGNQIRTLNIIEKLAKNGLSVIMSSHFPDHAFISSNKVAIMKGKNFIDIGAPDEVITEENMEKAYGIKVKIADMDHRRACVPLKIK